The nucleotide window CTTTTGCTTCTGGACGAGATCAAAAAGCGTGATATGATCCACCACACTGCTGACAGCCTCGTCAACCTGCTTCCAAACGTCGAGCGTTGCGCACGTCTCGCACCGGGGACATTGGTTCGGCTCATCCTCCATGCAGGCCACCGGGACAAGGCTGCCTTCAATCAGACGCAGAATGGAGCCGACCGTGTATTCCTCGGCATTTCGCGCGAGCTTATAGCCGCCCTGCGCACCGCGAACGCTTTTAACAAACCCCGCCCGGCTCAAAACGGAAATAATCTGCTCCAGATATTTTCCGGAAATATCCTGCCGCTCGGCAATGCTTTTGATGGTGACATACTGATCCGGCTCACTCATGGCAAGCTCCAGCATCATGCGGATGGCATACCTGCCGCGCGTTGATATCTTCATACGACATCATCCTTTCCAATATCCGTATTTTACAATATGAATAATAGGAATTCAAGACGTTTTACAGAAGAGACGCTAATGAACGCCCAGCAAGTCTCTCACAACCTCGGATGCAAGAATCAGCCCCGCGACTGACGGGACAAAGGAGACGCTGCCCGGAACCTGGCGGCGGATGGTACATTTGCGTTTTGTCCCCGGCGGACAGATACAGCTTGTTCTGCAGCTCTGTTTTGCTTCTTCGACAGGCTTGAGCGCCTCTTCGCGGGAATAGACGACTTTCAGCGCCCTGATGTCGCGTGCTTTCAGTTCCCGCCGCATCACGCGGGCCAGCGGGCAGACAGAGGTTTCAAAAATATCGGCAACTTCGAGGCGCGTCGGGTCCAGCTTGTTCCCGGCACCCATGCAGCTGACGAGCGGCGTCCCGGCAAATATCGCTTCTTCGATCAAAATAAGCTTTGACGAAACGGTGTCAATCGCGTCAATAATATAGTCATAATCACTCAATTCAAAATCAGCGGCCGTCTCCGCGCCGTAAAAACACTCTCGAACAATGACGCGGCACTTCGGGTTAATGTCAAGTATGCGCTCTTTCATCACGTCAACCTTTTTTCGCCCGATTGTGCCGTGCGTTGCGATAAGCTGACGATTGATATTTGTCAGGCAAACCATATCGTCATCGACAAGTGTCAGTCTGCCGACACCGCTCCGAGCCAGTGCCTCCGCAGCATATCCCCCAACGCCGCCGATACCGAACACAGCGACAGAGGCGTCTTCTAAACAGGCCATGGCTGCCCTGCCCAACAGAAGCTGCGTTCTTGAAAACTCCTGATGCATGATAATCCCCCGGTCATGTCCTTATCGTTCGTAGAAAAGATTCATATCAACCTTATTCAGCAAACACGGGCGTCGAGAGATAACGCTCGCCGGTGTCCGGCAGAATAACAACAATTGTCTTGCCTGCGTTTTCAGGGCGTTTTGCCAATTCGGCCGCTGCCCAGAGGGCGGCACCAGACGAGATGCCGACAAGCAGCCCCTCTGTTTTTGGCAGTTCGCGTGCTGTTGCAAAAGCGTCTTCATTCTTGACGCGGATAATTTCATCGTAT belongs to Oscillospiraceae bacterium CM and includes:
- a CDS encoding Rrf2 family transcriptional regulator; protein product: MKISTRGRYAIRMMLELAMSEPDQYVTIKSIAERQDISGKYLEQIISVLSRAGFVKSVRGAQGGYKLARNAEEYTVGSILRLIEGSLVPVACMEDEPNQCPRCETCATLDVWKQVDEAVSSVVDHITLFDLVQKQKTMASPSPTPER
- a CDS encoding tRNA threonylcarbamoyladenosine dehydratase encodes the protein MHQEFSRTQLLLGRAAMACLEDASVAVFGIGGVGGYAAEALARSGVGRLTLVDDDMVCLTNINRQLIATHGTIGRKKVDVMKERILDINPKCRVIVRECFYGAETAADFELSDYDYIIDAIDTVSSKLILIEEAIFAGTPLVSCMGAGNKLDPTRLEVADIFETSVCPLARVMRRELKARDIRALKVVYSREEALKPVEEAKQSCRTSCICPPGTKRKCTIRRQVPGSVSFVPSVAGLILASEVVRDLLGVH